A single window of Helicobacter pylori NCTC 11637 = CCUG 17874 = ATCC 43504 = JCM 12093 DNA harbors:
- the lpxD gene encoding UDP-3-O-(3-hydroxymyristoyl)glucosamine N-acyltransferase: MKLSELLSAYSIETEFSNDFEVHALAELNKATPNDISYIDQARYLKLLKDSKAGAVFIRKKESSKVPKHMQALIVDNPHLAFAKVSHAFKIPFFKNPESVNEPKHFEKVTIMPNVVIGEGVEIGENSLIYPGVVIADGVKIGKNCVLYPRVILYQNTILEDNVTIHAGSVIGGDGFGYAHTALGEHVKIEHVGIVRIQKNVEIGANTAIDRAVFGETLIKEGVKIDNLVQIGHNCVLGEHSIVVSQVGLSGSTTTGRNVVFGGQVGIGGHLHVGDFTQIGGKSAVGKDLPPNTNFAGAIPAMEIHEWHHFLAHLRTNFRKQQKTSLLQKAKGFFKS, translated from the coding sequence ATGAAATTAAGCGAATTGTTAAGCGCCTATTCTATTGAAACGGAATTTTCAAACGATTTTGAAGTGCATGCTTTAGCGGAATTAAATAAGGCTACGCCTAATGATATTAGCTATATTGACCAAGCGCGTTACCTTAAACTTTTAAAAGATTCAAAAGCCGGGGCGGTGTTTATCCGTAAAAAAGAATCTTCTAAAGTGCCAAAACACATGCAAGCTTTAATCGTGGATAACCCGCATCTAGCCTTTGCTAAAGTTTCTCATGCCTTTAAGATCCCTTTTTTTAAAAACCCAGAAAGCGTGAATGAGCCTAAACATTTTGAAAAAGTAACGATCATGCCTAATGTTGTGATTGGAGAGGGCGTAGAAATTGGCGAAAACTCTTTGATTTATCCGGGCGTGGTGATCGCTGATGGGGTCAAAATCGGTAAAAATTGCGTTTTGTATCCTCGTGTCATTTTGTATCAAAACACGATTTTAGAAGACAATGTTACTATCCATGCAGGCAGTGTGATCGGAGGCGATGGCTTTGGTTATGCGCACACCGCTTTAGGAGAGCATGTCAAAATTGAGCATGTGGGGATTGTTAGGATTCAAAAAAATGTAGAAATTGGAGCTAACACGGCGATTGATCGGGCGGTGTTTGGTGAGACTTTGATTAAAGAGGGCGTTAAGATTGATAACCTGGTTCAAATCGGGCATAATTGCGTTTTGGGCGAACACAGCATCGTCGTCTCTCAAGTGGGTTTGAGCGGCTCTACAACCACTGGTCGTAATGTGGTTTTTGGCGGGCAAGTGGGCATTGGGGGGCATTTGCATGTGGGCGACTTCACTCAAATTGGGGGTAAAAGCGCGGTGGGTAAAGACTTGCCCCCTAACACTAATTTTGCTGGAGCGATCCCTGCTATGGAAATCCATGAATGGCACCATTTCCTGGCTCATTTACGAACGAATTTTAGAAAACAGCAAAAAACGAGTTTGTTGCAAAAAGCTAAAGGGTTTTTTAAGTCTTAA
- the metK gene encoding methionine adenosyltransferase, whose product MKDSFLFTSESVTEGHPDKMADQISDAVLDYIIERDQKAKVACETLVSNGFCMITGELKTSVYAPMQEIAREVVKKIGYTDALYGFDYRSAAVLNGIGEQSPDINQGVDREDGEIGAGDQGLMFGYACKETETLMPLPIHLAHQLTFALAQKRKDNTLPFLRPDGKSQVSVRYENNKPVSIDTIVISTQHSPEVSQKHLKEAVIEEIVYKVLPKEYLHDNIKFFVNPTGKFVIGGPQGDAGLTGRKIIVDTYGGSCPHGGGAFSGKDPSKVDRSAAYAARYVAKNLVASGVCDKATVQLAYAIGVIEPVSVYVNTHNTSKYSSAELEKCVKSVFKLTPKGIIESLDLLRPIYSLTSAYGHFGRELEEFTWEKTNKAEEIKAFFKR is encoded by the coding sequence ATGAAAGATAGTTTTCTTTTCACTTCTGAATCAGTAACCGAGGGGCATCCTGACAAAATGGCCGATCAAATCAGCGATGCGGTTTTAGATTATATTATTGAGCGGGATCAAAAAGCCAAAGTCGCATGCGAGACTTTAGTTTCTAACGGGTTTTGCATGATCACTGGCGAGTTAAAAACTTCTGTTTATGCCCCTATGCAAGAGATTGCAAGAGAAGTGGTTAAAAAGATTGGTTATACGGACGCTCTTTATGGCTTTGATTATAGAAGCGCGGCGGTTTTAAATGGCATTGGCGAGCAAAGCCCTGATATTAATCAGGGCGTGGATAGAGAAGATGGCGAGATTGGAGCAGGGGATCAAGGGCTTATGTTTGGTTATGCGTGCAAGGAGACTGAAACGCTCATGCCCTTACCCATTCATTTAGCGCACCAGCTCACTTTCGCTCTGGCTCAAAAAAGAAAAGACAACACTCTGCCTTTTTTAAGGCCTGATGGCAAGTCTCAAGTGAGCGTGCGTTATGAAAACAACAAGCCTGTAAGCATTGATACGATTGTCATTTCCACCCAGCATTCCCCAGAAGTTTCGCAAAAACATTTAAAAGAAGCCGTGATTGAAGAGATCGTGTATAAGGTTTTACCCAAAGAATATTTGCATGACAATATCAAGTTTTTTGTCAATCCTACAGGAAAATTCGTTATTGGTGGGCCGCAAGGCGATGCGGGCTTAACGGGCAGAAAAATCATCGTGGATACTTATGGGGGGAGTTGCCCGCATGGTGGGGGAGCGTTTAGCGGGAAAGACCCCAGTAAAGTGGATAGGAGCGCAGCTTATGCGGCCCGCTATGTGGCTAAAAATTTGGTAGCGAGTGGGGTTTGCGATAAAGCGACCGTGCAGCTTGCTTATGCGATTGGGGTGATAGAGCCGGTGTCTGTTTATGTGAACACGCATAACACGAGCAAGTATTCAAGCGCAGAGTTAGAAAAATGCGTGAAATCGGTTTTCAAACTCACGCCAAAAGGCATTATTGAAAGCTTGGATTTGTTAAGACCCATTTATTCGCTCACTTCGGCTTATGGGCATTTTGGGCGCGAATTGGAGGAATTCACTTGGGAAAAAACCAACAAAGCTGAGGAGATTAAAGCGTTCTTTAAGCGTTGA
- the ndk gene encoding nucleoside-diphosphate kinase encodes MKQRTLSIIKPDALKKKVVGKIIDRFESNGLEVVAMKRLHLSVKDAENFYAIHRERPFFKDLIEFMVSGPVVVMVLEGEDAVAKNRDLMGATDPKLAQKGTIRADFAESIDANAVHGSDSLENAHNEIAFFFAARDL; translated from the coding sequence TTGAAACAAAGAACGCTGTCTATTATTAAGCCTGATGCACTTAAGAAAAAAGTGGTAGGCAAAATCATTGATCGCTTTGAGAGTAACGGCTTGGAAGTGGTTGCTATGAAACGCTTGCATTTGAGCGTTAAAGACGCTGAAAACTTTTATGCGATCCACAGAGAGAGACCCTTTTTTAAAGATCTAATAGAATTTATGGTCAGTGGTCCGGTAGTGGTTATGGTTTTAGAGGGCGAAGATGCGGTGGCTAAAAACAGAGATCTTATGGGAGCGACTGATCCCAAACTCGCCCAAAAAGGCACTATCAGAGCGGATTTTGCTGAAAGCATTGACGCTAATGCAGTGCATGGGAGCGATAGCTTGGAAAATGCGCACAATGAAATCGCTTTCTTTTTTGCCGCTAGGGATCTTTAA
- the rpmF gene encoding 50S ribosomal protein L32 — MAVPDRRVSKTRAAKRRTHYSVKLAKPIKAKDGTWKLPHHINKFTKEY; from the coding sequence ATGGCAGTACCTGATAGAAGAGTGAGTAAGACAAGAGCGGCAAAAAGGCGCACACATTATAGCGTTAAGTTGGCTAAGCCCATAAAAGCTAAAGATGGCACTTGGAAGCTTCCCCACCATATTAATAAATTTACTAAAGAATACTAG
- the plsX gene encoding phosphate acyltransferase PlsX: protein MKIVIDLMGADHGVLPVIEGVSRALENKSFSAVLVGDKDKATPFISKELASKVEMIHTQDYIKMEEAATEAIKRKESSIYLGIDILKNGADALISAGHSGATMGLATLRLGRIKGVERPAICTLMPSVGKRPSVLLDAGANTDCKPEYLIDFALMGYEYAKSVLHYDSPKVGLLSNGEEDIKGNMLVKETHKMLKAYDFFYGNVEGSDIFKGVVDVVVCDGFMGNVVLKTTEGVASAIGSIFKDEIKSSFKSKMGALMLKNAFGILKQKTDYAEYGGAPLLGVNKSVIISHGKSNARAIECAIYQAISAVESQVCLRITQAFESLKPSVSAHQSDQQDA, encoded by the coding sequence ATGAAAATTGTAATAGACCTAATGGGGGCTGACCATGGGGTTTTACCCGTTATTGAGGGAGTCTCAAGGGCTTTAGAAAATAAGAGTTTTAGTGCGGTTTTAGTGGGGGATAAAGACAAAGCGACCCCTTTTATTTCTAAAGAGTTAGCCAGCAAAGTGGAAATGATCCACACGCAAGATTACATTAAAATGGAAGAAGCCGCCACTGAGGCGATCAAGCGTAAAGAATCTTCTATTTACTTGGGTATAGATATTTTGAAAAATGGGGCTGACGCTTTGATTTCAGCGGGGCATAGTGGGGCGACTATGGGTTTAGCCACCTTGCGTTTAGGGCGTATCAAGGGGGTTGAAAGGCCTGCTATTTGCACTTTAATGCCTAGCGTTGGCAAACGCCCTAGCGTGCTGTTAGATGCGGGAGCGAACACGGATTGCAAGCCTGAATATTTGATTGATTTTGCTCTCATGGGGTATGAATACGCTAAAAGCGTGTTGCATTATGATAGCCCTAAGGTGGGTCTTTTGAGTAATGGCGAAGAAGATATTAAAGGGAACATGCTCGTTAAAGAAACGCATAAAATGCTGAAAGCTTATGACTTCTTTTATGGCAATGTGGAGGGGAGCGATATTTTCAAAGGGGTTGTGGATGTAGTGGTTTGCGATGGCTTTATGGGGAATGTGGTCTTAAAGACAACAGAAGGGGTCGCTAGCGCGATAGGCTCTATTTTTAAAGATGAAATTAAAAGCTCTTTTAAATCTAAAATGGGGGCTTTGATGCTTAAGAACGCGTTTGGCATTTTAAAACAAAAAACCGATTACGCTGAATATGGAGGAGCGCCGCTTTTGGGCGTGAATAAAAGCGTGATCATTAGCCATGGCAAGAGCAACGCTAGAGCGATTGAATGCGCGATTTATCAGGCTATTAGCGCTGTTGAAAGTCAGGTCTGTTTGAGGATTACCCAAGCGTTTGAGAGCTTAAAGCCTAGCGTTTCTGCGCATCAAAGTGATCAGCAAGACGCTTAA
- a CDS encoding ketoacyl-ACP synthase III — MEFYASLKSIAMHVPSERVKNAEFQQFLDTSDEWIEKRTGIKERRFANDEEKSSDLGVIAAKQAIERAHLTPKDIDLVVVATLSPDFLAMPSTACVLSAKLGIENKPAFDISAACTGFIYLLSVAKAYVESGMCENVLIVGAEKTSSVLDFKDRGTCILFGDGAGACVIGRTKRLKESILDVQISANGNFSNYLYTPRTLKPTPFNAKEEASEPFLCMKGNEVFKLAVKTLLKDVEMILEKNALKPEDVRLFIPHQANFRIIQAVREHLDFKDEQVVLTVHKYGNTSAASIPMAMGEAYEEGRLKKGDLMLLDAFGGGLTWGSALVYFGG; from the coding sequence ATGGAATTTTACGCCTCTCTTAAATCCATTGCGATGCATGTTCCAAGCGAGCGTGTGAAAAATGCAGAGTTCCAGCAATTTTTGGATACCAGCGATGAGTGGATAGAAAAAAGGACCGGTATCAAAGAACGCCGTTTCGCTAACGATGAAGAAAAAAGCAGCGATTTAGGGGTAATAGCGGCTAAACAAGCCATAGAGAGAGCGCATTTAACCCCAAAAGACATTGATTTGGTGGTTGTGGCGACTTTAAGCCCTGATTTTTTAGCCATGCCTTCAACCGCTTGCGTGTTGAGCGCGAAATTAGGCATTGAAAACAAGCCGGCGTTTGATATTTCAGCCGCTTGCACTGGTTTTATCTATTTATTATCGGTGGCTAAGGCTTATGTTGAGAGCGGGATGTGCGAAAATGTGCTGATTGTGGGGGCGGAAAAAACGAGCAGCGTGTTAGATTTTAAGGATAGGGGGACTTGTATTTTATTTGGCGATGGGGCTGGGGCGTGCGTGATAGGCAGAACCAAGCGTTTAAAAGAAAGCATTTTAGATGTGCAGATTTCAGCGAATGGGAATTTTTCTAATTATCTTTATACGCCAAGGACTTTAAAACCCACGCCTTTTAACGCTAAAGAAGAAGCTTCAGAGCCTTTCTTGTGCATGAAAGGCAATGAAGTGTTTAAGCTAGCGGTGAAAACGCTTTTAAAAGATGTGGAAATGATCTTAGAAAAAAACGCTCTCAAACCTGAAGATGTGCGTTTGTTTATCCCGCATCAAGCTAATTTTAGGATCATCCAAGCGGTGCGAGAGCATTTGGATTTTAAAGATGAGCAAGTGGTTTTAACCGTGCATAAATACGGCAACACTTCAGCAGCCAGTATCCCTATGGCTATGGGTGAAGCTTATGAAGAGGGGCGTTTGAAAAAGGGCGATTTAATGCTTTTAGACGCTTTTGGTGGGGGATTGACTTGGGGTTCAGCGTTGGTGTATTTTGGCGGATAA
- a CDS encoding AAA family ATPase: MKFYKRVLKLHHFRNLGRNSPMELLLNSSFEKHGGLVVLVGENNVGKSNVLEALKIFNDADVKLCSEKDYFKAHESEDAVLNLEEETILDHKTIGFSCVDLKIQTKGVSEELKELSKILISYPFEKHVEALGEQCSNFVSIPTNNNDYSKICTLVSNFINLITSYNSLESFLDFYKEKLELSEFVTEYANATNNLFFKELIKYVSGNSEGIKNFCQCIKEIIKRNTPDKKYNTDEFFIMGKHKQNQLEKIYSCFKKLSEKEIKPKDEEYISKRIEALDEIFKDSNTKFTPKIEVLQNKQSQEIPSELIKDTIKEIDEKYPINEKFKQQFRTFRLNIGNLKKKIKNSLKYLEKTREDFERKKESLIREIENDCKNQKTLEFDYDVLLDNIQQICKKYIVSHVVNDASKDMKYMICQFYLKQIDLLSNSEIVRHKYSIFYESARKSLWESIKILDNESGTPLFPKNIGEIKDKFEANKEKVKQSKNYSEFAEHCRECNPYTAFQNLRNKVQFPLSGGLSYKSYKLVPTMKEYKEPKITDNDFKAVLFTCIDYSSPSEFDQSDWFFRNSLFRKMGFHPNAIWNFFGSILKDGQALQIIMFDKNNDLVIYDSEKSFNIPEKYLQEIDQELLKEIRQSKHLFPIEVKRKYNNNVCQFEFFKKGTSHLLFKVNFTEILENLAEILEYNMQLKIDSLITKEFNKLLAIAEDSPKDSYQLKIHVRHNNKFYDYSKKSTAYEIKLEIHDCRKSHDHNEPIILSQQSTGFQWAFNFMFGFLYNWGSHFSLNKNIIYVMDEPATHLSVPARKEFRRFLKEYAHKNHVTFVVATHDPFLVDTDHLDEIRIVEKETEGSVIKNSFNYPLNNASKDSDALYQIKRSLGVGQHVFHNPQKHRIIFIEGITDYCYLSAFKLYFNEREFKENPIPFTFLPISGLKNNPNEMEETIQKLCELDNHPIVLTDDDRKCDFDQNATSERFKKANEDFCNPITILQLSDCDRHFKQIEDCFSANDREKYAKNKRKELAMAFKTRLLYSRKDDVVSEETKKNFLKLFEWIKKECNNPTIKKEYIKFDYNTPQML; the protein is encoded by the coding sequence ATGAAATTTTATAAGCGTGTTTTGAAATTGCACCATTTTAGGAATTTGGGTAGAAACTCGCCTATGGAGTTGCTTTTAAATTCAAGTTTTGAAAAACATGGAGGATTGGTGGTTTTAGTGGGGGAAAATAATGTCGGCAAGAGCAATGTTTTAGAAGCTTTGAAAATCTTTAATGATGCGGATGTCAAACTTTGTAGTGAGAAAGATTATTTCAAAGCCCATGAGTCTGAAGACGCCGTTTTGAACTTGGAAGAAGAAACAATCCTTGATCATAAAACCATAGGTTTTTCTTGCGTGGATTTGAAGATCCAAACTAAAGGAGTTAGCGAAGAATTAAAAGAATTATCAAAAATATTAATCAGCTATCCTTTTGAAAAACATGTAGAAGCTTTAGGGGAACAATGCAGTAACTTCGTTTCTATTCCCACTAACAATAACGACTATTCAAAGATTTGCACTCTTGTGAGTAATTTTATAAATCTTATAACTTCTTACAATTCATTAGAATCATTTTTAGATTTTTATAAAGAAAAATTAGAATTGAGCGAGTTTGTAACTGAATATGCCAACGCAACCAACAATCTGTTTTTCAAAGAATTAATCAAATATGTAAGCGGTAATAGCGAAGGGATTAAAAATTTTTGTCAGTGCATCAAAGAAATCATAAAGCGCAATACGCCTGATAAAAAATACAACACAGATGAATTTTTTATCATGGGGAAACACAAACAAAACCAATTAGAAAAAATTTATTCTTGTTTTAAAAAACTTAGTGAAAAAGAAATCAAACCAAAAGATGAGGAATATATCTCAAAAAGGATAGAAGCTTTAGATGAAATTTTTAAAGACTCTAATACAAAATTCACACCAAAAATTGAAGTTTTACAAAATAAACAATCTCAAGAAATACCATCAGAGTTGATTAAGGATACTATTAAAGAAATAGATGAAAAATACCCTATCAATGAAAAATTTAAACAGCAATTTAGAACATTCCGGTTAAATATAGGCAACCTTAAAAAGAAAATTAAAAATTCTTTAAAATACCTTGAAAAAACAAGAGAGGATTTTGAGCGAAAAAAAGAGTCGCTGATCCGAGAAATTGAAAATGACTGCAAAAATCAAAAAACGCTAGAGTTTGATTATGATGTCTTGCTGGATAATATCCAACAAATATGCAAAAAATATATAGTAAGTCATGTTGTTAATGATGCGTCTAAAGATATGAAATACATGATATGTCAGTTTTATTTGAAACAGATAGATTTACTATCAAATTCAGAAATTGTGCGACACAAATACAGTATTTTTTATGAATCAGCAAGAAAATCTCTGTGGGAGAGTATAAAAATTTTAGACAATGAGAGTGGCACTCCTTTATTCCCTAAAAATATTGGTGAAATCAAGGATAAATTTGAAGCAAACAAGGAAAAAGTCAAACAAAGCAAAAACTATTCTGAGTTCGCAGAGCATTGCCGAGAGTGTAACCCTTATACAGCGTTTCAAAACTTAAGAAATAAAGTTCAATTCCCTTTAAGCGGTGGTTTATCTTATAAGTCTTACAAACTCGTGCCAACCATGAAAGAATACAAAGAGCCAAAAATCACAGATAACGACTTTAAGGCTGTATTATTTACTTGCATTGATTATTCTTCCCCTTCTGAATTTGACCAATCAGATTGGTTCTTTAGAAATTCATTGTTTAGGAAAATGGGCTTTCACCCTAATGCAATTTGGAATTTTTTTGGGAGCATTTTAAAAGATGGTCAAGCGTTACAAATAATAATGTTTGATAAAAATAATGATTTAGTAATCTATGATTCTGAAAAATCGTTCAATATCCCTGAAAAATACTTGCAAGAAATAGACCAAGAATTACTAAAAGAGATCAGACAATCAAAACATCTTTTTCCAATTGAAGTAAAACGCAAATACAATAATAATGTATGTCAATTTGAATTTTTTAAAAAAGGCACAAGCCATCTTTTATTTAAGGTAAATTTTACAGAAATATTAGAAAATCTTGCAGAAATTTTAGAATACAACATGCAATTAAAAATAGATTCTTTAATTACAAAAGAATTTAATAAGCTTTTAGCGATCGCTGAAGATAGCCCCAAAGATAGTTACCAATTAAAAATTCATGTCCGACACAACAACAAATTTTATGATTATTCAAAGAAATCTACGGCATATGAAATAAAACTTGAAATTCATGACTGCAGAAAATCCCACGATCACAATGAGCCAATCATCTTAAGCCAGCAAAGCACTGGCTTCCAATGGGCGTTTAATTTCATGTTTGGTTTTCTCTATAATTGGGGATCACATTTTAGCCTTAACAAGAATATTATCTATGTCATGGACGAGCCAGCCACTCATTTGAGCGTGCCAGCCAGAAAGGAATTCAGGAGATTTTTAAAAGAATACGCTCATAAAAATCATGTTACTTTTGTTGTAGCCACCCATGACCCCTTTTTGGTGGATACGGATCATTTAGATGAAATAAGGATTGTAGAAAAAGAAACAGAAGGCTCTGTGATTAAGAATAGTTTTAACTACCCCCTAAATAATGCGAGCAAAGACTCTGACGCCCTGTATCAAATCAAGCGTTCTTTAGGGGTGGGTCAGCATGTTTTTCACAACCCCCAAAAACACCGAATCATCTTTATAGAAGGCATCACCGATTATTGCTATTTGAGCGCTTTTAAATTGTATTTCAATGAGCGAGAATTCAAAGAAAACCCCATTCCTTTCACTTTCTTACCCATTTCAGGGCTTAAAAACAATCCAAACGAGATGGAAGAAACCATTCAAAAGCTCTGCGAGTTAGACAATCACCCTATTGTTTTGACAGATGATGACAGAAAATGCGATTTTGACCAAAACGCAACGAGCGAACGATTTAAAAAAGCTAATGAAGATTTTTGTAATCCCATCACCATCTTACAACTCTCAGACTGCGATAGGCATTTCAAACAAATTGAAGATTGTTTCAGCGCAAACGATAGAGAAAAATACGCCAAAAACAAGCGCAAGGAATTGGCCATGGCGTTCAAAACAAGGCTTTTGTATAGCAGGAAAGACGATGTAGTGAGCGAAGAAACAAAAAAGAATTTTCTAAAATTGTTTGAGTGGATAAAAAAAGAGTGCAATAACCCAACGATTAAAAAAGAATATATCAAATTTGATTATAATACCCCACAAATGTTATAA
- a CDS encoding glycosyltransferase family 8 protein, with translation MENLSAENIAKLEETIAPFSAFSSIEFLDITDKELEPRHNYRKLDPLIAGEIKKLYLKLNAFSQKRFSKMIMCRFFFASLFPQYEKIIMFDVDTLFVNDISESFFIPLETHYFGAVREKDLIAMDKNSAKDLYELRQMRAKSIGVADAFPDLEEAQILFDNYFNAGFLALNLKSWRKENLENQLIGFFLLKNEKLLFNDQDALCFVCRGRILELPYSYNAHPSFLDTPSFPSIKEARMLHFWGDKPWKLLSVIGAKKWHEALIQTPFKDAYFNAPFLDHLFESLQNKDAVQARDKEIHALNKILSFSDKQHSFESLLPRLSSKLLIEFLLFKAKQKVKRLIKRV, from the coding sequence GTGGAGAATTTAAGCGCTGAAAATATAGCCAAATTAGAAGAAACGATCGCTCCTTTTAGCGCTTTTTCCAGTATAGAGTTTTTGGATATTACCGATAAAGAATTAGAACCACGCCATAATTACCGCAAACTTGATCCTTTAATAGCTGGTGAAATTAAAAAATTGTATTTAAAGCTCAATGCTTTTTCGCAAAAACGCTTTTCTAAAATGATCATGTGCCGTTTCTTTTTTGCCTCCCTTTTCCCCCAATACGAAAAAATTATCATGTTTGATGTGGACACTTTGTTTGTGAATGATATTAGCGAGAGCTTTTTTATCCCCCTTGAAACGCATTATTTTGGGGCTGTGAGGGAAAAAGATTTGATCGCTATGGATAAGAATTCGGCTAAGGATTTATACGAATTGCGCCAAATGCGCGCAAAATCTATCGGCGTCGCTGATGCTTTCCCTGATTTAGAAGAAGCTCAAATCCTTTTTGACAACTACTTTAACGCCGGGTTTTTAGCCTTAAATTTAAAATCATGGCGTAAAGAAAATCTGGAAAACCAATTGATTGGATTTTTCCTTTTGAAAAATGAAAAACTTTTATTTAATGATCAAGACGCTTTGTGTTTTGTGTGCCGTGGGAGGATTTTAGAATTGCCTTATTCCTACAATGCCCACCCTAGTTTCCTTGATACGCCATCATTCCCTAGCATCAAAGAAGCGCGCATGCTGCATTTTTGGGGCGATAAACCCTGGAAGCTCTTAAGCGTCATTGGCGCGAAAAAATGGCATGAAGCGTTGATTCAAACGCCGTTTAAAGACGCCTATTTCAACGCTCCTTTTTTAGATCACCTCTTTGAATCCCTTCAAAACAAGGATGCGGTTCAAGCAAGGGACAAAGAAATCCACGCTCTTAATAAAATCCTGTCTTTTTCAGACAAGCAACATTCTTTTGAATCTCTTCTGCCTAGGCTTTCTTCTAAACTCCTTATAGAATTTTTGCTTTTTAAAGCCAAACAAAAAGTGAAGCGATTGATTAAAAGGGTTTAA
- a CDS encoding glycosyltransferase family 8 protein codes for MQEIIPIVVAFDNHYCIPAGVSLFSMLANAKRERERE; via the coding sequence ATGCAAGAGATTATCCCTATTGTGGTGGCTTTTGATAACCATTATTGCATCCCTGCTGGCGTGAGCTTATTTTCCATGCTAGCAAACGCCAAACGAGAGAGAGAGAGAGAGTAA
- the hofA gene encoding outer membrane beta-barrel protein HofA produces MLNQKVWLGFLALHGVFLNAFEYQISARVGSFSRIALNQSIINSKKGIYPTGSYVTTTGALQVDLSLLPKGIENHKLGFGVGGEIGALAYDSTKFLMDEANPKAGFQPANWYYMGRWEGYLMQHSQNWTREQKAQNARPYVLYNLYLDYQYKDIFGIKLGRYPSKALFLSGFNQGFELFYRWKKFRIEWFSTFGRALANEQSIRDFYAHVNYKQKTNYGMHNLNLIYENKYIRVAPFIWFYPKNFNAPGFEITHDTKSYWESLWRIQTTFYAWFSLYSDYLSKDYYRASLIGKKSASLFVFQRVNFRSYRFGWSVYKNFGNGSAQLGWNGSPVDPFYDTKDDTPYEDAYSNFYNANSITINAFIGKSVKNLLVQLYGKLTYSPRADAQSLGVTFKYDLKKHIYFMLMVNGYQITMHKGYKVGFFTSGYNPDFAQTIQNRSYLMSSMSYRF; encoded by the coding sequence GTGCTTAATCAAAAAGTTTGGCTAGGGTTTTTAGCTTTGCATGGGGTTTTCCTCAACGCTTTTGAGTATCAAATCAGCGCGAGAGTGGGATCATTTTCGCGCATCGCTTTGAATCAATCAATCATCAATTCCAAAAAAGGGATTTACCCTACAGGGAGTTATGTAACCACTACCGGGGCCTTACAAGTTGATTTGAGTTTGCTCCCTAAAGGGATTGAAAACCACAAACTGGGTTTTGGGGTGGGGGGCGAAATAGGAGCGTTAGCGTATGATTCCACGAAGTTTTTGATGGATGAAGCCAACCCTAAGGCAGGGTTTCAGCCGGCGAACTGGTATTACATGGGGCGATGGGAGGGCTATTTGATGCAACACAGCCAAAATTGGACCAGAGAGCAAAAGGCTCAAAACGCCAGGCCTTATGTGTTATATAACCTGTATTTAGATTATCAATATAAGGATATTTTTGGGATTAAACTAGGGCGTTACCCCTCTAAGGCTTTGTTTTTGAGCGGGTTTAATCAAGGGTTTGAGCTTTTTTACCGGTGGAAAAAATTTAGGATAGAGTGGTTTAGCACCTTTGGAAGGGCTTTAGCTAATGAGCAATCCATTAGAGATTTTTACGCTCATGTCAATTACAAGCAAAAAACCAACTACGGCATGCACAATTTAAACCTCATTTACGAAAATAAATACATTAGGGTTGCGCCTTTTATTTGGTTTTACCCTAAGAATTTTAACGCTCCTGGATTTGAAATCACCCATGACACAAAGTCTTACTGGGAATCTCTTTGGCGCATCCAAACGACTTTTTACGCATGGTTTTCTCTTTATAGCGATTATTTGTCTAAAGATTATTACAGAGCTTCGTTAATAGGGAAAAAAAGCGCGAGTTTGTTTGTGTTTCAAAGAGTGAATTTCCGATCTTATCGTTTTGGCTGGAGCGTGTATAAGAATTTTGGGAACGGGAGCGCTCAATTAGGCTGGAACGGCTCACCAGTGGATCCTTTTTATGACACTAAAGACGACACCCCTTATGAAGACGCTTATTCCAATTTTTACAACGCTAATTCCATAACCATTAACGCTTTCATAGGAAAGAGCGTTAAGAATCTTTTGGTGCAATTGTATGGGAAATTGACCTATTCCCCAAGGGCTGATGCGCAAAGCTTAGGGGTTACTTTTAAATATGACCTTAAAAAACATATCTATTTCATGCTAATGGTTAATGGCTATCAAATCACGATGCATAAGGGTTATAAGGTAGGGTTTTTTACAAGCGGTTACAACCCTGATTTCGCTCAAACCATTCAAAACAGAAGCTATTTGATGAGCTCTATGAGTTATCGTTTTTAA